A single region of the Streptococcus macedonicus ACA-DC 198 genome encodes:
- a CDS encoding Probably aromatic ring hydroxylating enzyme; PaaD-like protein involved in Fe-S cluster assembly, giving the protein MSEQKYTEEEVAKIKDRILEALEMVIDPELGIDIVNLGLIYEIRFEQNGHTEIDMTLTTMGCPLADLLTDQIHDVMRQIPEVTNTEVKLVWYPAWTVDKMSRYARIALGIR; this is encoded by the coding sequence ATGTCAGAACAAAAATATACTGAAGAAGAAGTAGCAAAAATCAAAGATCGTATCCTTGAAGCTTTGGAAATGGTTATTGACCCAGAATTGGGCATTGATATTGTCAATCTAGGTCTTATCTATGAAATACGCTTTGAGCAAAATGGTCATACTGAAATTGATATGACGTTGACAACAATGGGATGTCCACTTGCTGATCTTCTTACAGATCAAATTCATGATGTGATGCGCCAAATTCCAGAAGTAACGAATACTGAAGTGAAGCTGGTCTGGTACCCAGCTTGGACGGTAGATAAGATGAGTCGCTACGCTCGCATTGCTTTAGGAATTAGATAA
- the rpoD gene encoding RNA polymerase sigma factor RpoD, with the protein MAKEITTFNVQVAEFIRNHKKNGTAVDDEVAEKLVIPFSLDADQIDDLLERLTDGGISITDKEGNPSTKYVVEEPKPEELTDEELLGSNSAKVNDPVRMYLKEIGVVPLLTSEEEKELAVAVAAGDLQAKQRLAEANLRLVVSIAKRYVGRGMQFLDLIQEGNMGLMKAVDKFDYSKGFKFSTYATWWIRQAITRAIADQARTIRIPVHMVETINKLVREQRNLLQELGQDPTPEQIAERMDITPDKVREILKIAQEPVSLETPIGEEDDSHLGDFIEDEVIENPVDYTTRVVLREQLDEVLDTLTDREENVLRLRFGLDDGKMRTLEDVGKVFNVTRERIRQIEAKALRKLRHPSRSKQLRDFIED; encoded by the coding sequence ATGGCAAAAGAAATTACAACTTTTAATGTTCAAGTTGCAGAATTTATTCGTAATCACAAAAAGAACGGAACTGCCGTTGATGATGAAGTAGCTGAAAAATTAGTTATTCCATTTTCACTAGATGCCGATCAAATAGATGACCTTTTGGAACGTTTGACAGATGGTGGTATTTCAATTACGGACAAAGAAGGAAATCCATCAACAAAATACGTCGTTGAAGAACCAAAACCAGAAGAATTGACAGACGAAGAATTACTTGGTAGTAATTCTGCCAAGGTTAATGATCCAGTTCGTATGTACCTCAAAGAAATTGGTGTCGTGCCATTGCTCACTAGCGAGGAAGAAAAAGAATTGGCTGTTGCCGTTGCTGCTGGTGACCTTCAAGCAAAACAACGTTTGGCGGAAGCTAACTTACGTTTGGTTGTTTCAATTGCAAAACGTTATGTTGGACGTGGTATGCAATTTCTTGACCTTATTCAAGAAGGAAACATGGGCTTGATGAAAGCCGTTGATAAATTTGACTACTCAAAAGGATTCAAATTCTCAACTTATGCGACATGGTGGATTCGTCAGGCTATCACACGTGCAATTGCTGATCAAGCTCGTACGATTCGTATTCCTGTTCACATGGTTGAAACCATCAATAAACTTGTTCGTGAACAACGTAACCTCCTTCAAGAACTTGGACAAGACCCAACGCCTGAACAAATTGCAGAGCGTATGGATATAACGCCTGACAAAGTTCGTGAAATTTTGAAAATCGCTCAAGAACCTGTTTCATTGGAAACACCAATCGGTGAAGAAGATGACAGTCACCTTGGTGATTTCATTGAAGATGAAGTTATTGAAAACCCAGTAGATTACACAACTCGTGTCGTACTTCGTGAACAATTGGACGAAGTTTTGGATACGTTGACAGACCGTGAAGAAAATGTGTTACGTTTGCGTTTTGGTCTTGATGATGGTAAAATGCGTACACTAGAAGATGTTGGTAAAGTTTTCAATGTGACGCGTGAACGTATTCGTCAAATTGAAGCCAAAGCTCTTCGTAAACTACGCCACCCAAGCCGTAGTAAACAACTCCGTGATTTTATCGAAGATTAA
- the dnaG gene encoding DNA primase, translating into MGLVRGGDLLAIDKELISEIKNSVNIVDVIGEVVSLTRAGRNYIGLCPFHKEKTPSFNVIEDKQFFHCFGCGKSGDVYKFLEEYRQVSFLESVHLVAERAGIPLQDDVQQTQTKPQNPNQILIDIHKDAAKFYNAVLKTTKEGQEAKNYLAQRGLTDELIDYFNIGLSPNEPDFLYQSLAKRYDENALMASGLFSLSERTNRVYDAFQNRIMFPLTDDSGQVVAFSGRIWTKEDLENKQAKYKNTRSTALFNKSYELYHLDKARPVMSKKHEVYLMEGFMDVIAAYRAGIENAVASMGTALTPDHVRHLKRYAKKVILTYDGDNAGQNAIAKSLELLKDFNVEIVRVPEQMDPDEFIQKNSPQALANLLENNRISSTEFLIHYLKPENSDNLQAEIAYVEQISKIIAQSPSITAQNSYINMVADLLPDFDYYQVEQSVNSERLQNRSNLQLEAVKQRVTVVELPISKNISAIIKAESQLMHRLLTHDYLLNEFRNRGEFTFDTQELQALYDLLVQQGEVNSYDLAQFDDRTRQMYYRVLEENLPDEIANNEIEEIIDKRDRLLRERDLQKQSKLIRESSNLGDVDAALEALEDLIAQKRNME; encoded by the coding sequence ATGGGATTAGTGCGTGGAGGTGATCTTTTGGCAATTGACAAAGAATTAATTTCCGAGATAAAAAATAGCGTTAATATTGTTGATGTTATTGGCGAGGTGGTTAGTCTTACACGTGCTGGTCGCAACTATATTGGACTTTGTCCATTTCACAAGGAAAAAACGCCGTCTTTTAATGTCATAGAAGACAAGCAATTTTTTCATTGTTTTGGTTGCGGAAAATCCGGTGATGTTTATAAGTTTTTGGAAGAATATCGACAGGTTAGCTTTTTAGAGAGTGTTCATCTTGTAGCTGAGCGCGCTGGAATCCCTTTGCAAGATGATGTTCAACAGACACAAACAAAGCCACAAAATCCTAATCAGATATTGATTGACATTCATAAAGACGCGGCTAAGTTTTACAATGCTGTTTTAAAGACGACAAAAGAAGGGCAAGAAGCGAAGAACTATTTAGCACAACGTGGTTTGACAGATGAGCTGATTGATTATTTTAATATTGGATTGTCGCCAAACGAACCTGATTTTTTATACCAATCTCTAGCAAAACGCTATGATGAGAATGCTTTAATGGCTTCAGGTCTTTTTAGTTTGTCCGAAAGAACGAATCGTGTCTATGATGCTTTTCAAAATCGGATTATGTTTCCATTGACCGATGACAGTGGTCAGGTTGTTGCATTTTCGGGACGGATTTGGACCAAAGAGGACCTTGAAAATAAGCAAGCGAAGTATAAGAATACTCGTTCCACAGCGCTGTTCAATAAATCGTATGAACTTTATCATTTAGATAAAGCTCGTCCAGTAATGTCGAAAAAACATGAAGTCTATTTGATGGAAGGTTTTATGGACGTTATTGCTGCCTACCGTGCTGGTATTGAAAATGCTGTCGCTTCTATGGGAACGGCATTGACTCCAGACCATGTTAGACATCTGAAACGTTATGCCAAAAAAGTGATTTTGACTTATGATGGTGATAATGCTGGTCAAAATGCGATTGCCAAGTCTTTGGAGCTTCTAAAAGACTTTAACGTTGAGATTGTGCGTGTTCCTGAGCAAATGGACCCTGATGAATTTATCCAAAAAAATTCGCCACAAGCTTTGGCAAATTTGCTTGAGAATAACAGGATAAGTAGTACAGAATTTCTTATTCATTACTTGAAACCTGAAAATAGCGATAATCTCCAAGCAGAGATTGCTTATGTCGAGCAAATTTCAAAAATTATTGCGCAATCGCCGTCAATTACAGCACAAAATTCGTATATTAATATGGTGGCTGATTTATTGCCTGACTTTGATTACTATCAAGTCGAGCAATCGGTAAATAGTGAACGTCTGCAAAACCGCTCAAATCTGCAATTAGAAGCAGTTAAACAACGAGTGACTGTTGTGGAATTACCTATTTCCAAAAATATATCTGCAATTATCAAAGCAGAAAGTCAGTTAATGCACCGACTTTTGACACACGATTATCTCCTCAATGAATTTAGAAATCGTGGCGAATTTACCTTTGATACCCAAGAGTTGCAAGCTTTGTATGATTTATTAGTGCAGCAAGGTGAGGTGAATTCTTATGATTTAGCGCAATTTGATGACCGAACACGCCAGATGTATTATCGCGTTTTGGAGGAAAATTTACCAGATGAAATTGCGAATAATGAAATAGAGGAAATTATTGATAAGCGTGATCGTCTTCTTCGAGAAAGAGATTTGCAAAAGCAAAGCAAACTCATTCGTGAGTCTAGCAATCTTGGAGATGTTGATGCAGCTTTAGAGGCTTTGGAAGATCTCATTGCCCAAAAAAGAAATATGGAATAG